The Coprobacillus cateniformis DNA window TCGTCGCAAAAGGCATAAAATATTTTTCAAAAAAACGATTTAAAGCTTGCATACTTTCTTCCTCCTTTTTTAGTTCAGTCATTCATTTAAAAAGAGACTTACATAAAATGAATGAATAATGTTATCTGATTTATGATAGCTTGATCAGTTCTATAATAAATCTTGACATGCCCCCTCCTCTTTTCACCTTTATTATATTCAAAAGTTTTCTCAAAATCAAAAAAGTTTCCACGAATGGAAACCCTTACATTTAGATAAAATCTACATATTTAAGTTATAATACAGAAAAAGACAATATTTGACATAAAATAAAACTCTATCATGAATTCTATAAATACTTTTTATTATACAAATATTGATTCATTAATTCTCTTAATAAATACTCAATAGCAAGATGGATATGTAATCGAGAATCAATATCATAACCTTCGTCTTTAGATACAGAAACATTCATAACATAATCAGATAATTGTGTCATTGGTGAATTTCTTGTTTCTGTGACTAACAAGATTTTACAGCCACTTAATTTAGCATTCTTCATCACATCAAGAATAGGCTCTGTTGTTCCACCTCTAGAAAGGACAATAACAAAATCTTCTGCCGTTAAATTATTAGCTTCTAAATAAAGAAACCAATGATCATCAGGATATATTGTTCTAATTCCATACAAGCTTAATTTAACAGCTAATATTTTAGCAACATATTTATTCATCCCTGAAGAACAAATCAAGACACTTTTTGCTTGAACAATATCTTTAACTGCATCATTAATATCTACATTTCTTAACATTTCCATTGTATCTTTAATTTCTTTTTCTAATGAATCACAGGTACTTTCAGTTGGTGCTTGATATTCATATTCATCTCTGCGATGATATAATAAATCATACCGAAAATCCATAAATGTTTTATAATTTAATTTCTTAACCATTCTAAAAATTGTTGTAGTAGAAACATTAAGTGTATCTGCTAAAGAAGAAATAGTGAGGCTTGGTTCTAAATCATGGAATGCTAATAATTTATTAAAGCATTCTATTTCTAATTCAGTTAAATGATTACCATGTTTTTGAAAGTTCTTAATCAAACTCATATATTACCATCCTTTCTACAAGAAAATAGAGTAGAATTCATCTACTCTATTATAACAGTAACAAAAGTATTTGACATAATATTTTTGATAATAATTTCACCATTTTTATTTTCAAGTTCTATTTTTTTCTTCTCTTGAACATCACTCAAATAACATTTCTTTGTTAAAGGAACATGAAATCTAACATTCTCCACATCATTATCACGATTATTTACTATACGAATAACTGAATATTGTCCATGTTCTGCTTTCTTTAAAGCCATAAGTTCTACACGTGTATCAAGACTGATAGCACTATACTGCCAATCTAGACCTTGATTTTTCTGTCTACTTATATCATTTAAATAACGTGTTTGTACAGGCGTATTTAGCATTTCTGCATCTTGTATCATCTTTGACATATCTGCTTGTATGCCAAAGAATAAAGAGTATTCACTCGTTATGTTCTTATTTAATAACTGCGAAGATGGAGCATCCATACGATATCCAGAAGCTCTTCCTGGTCTAATTAGCAAGTCTGCTTTTCCAAATTTCCCTACACTTCTTAATAAAGTTAAACAGATTTTCTGATTATTTTCTATTTCATATTCTAAAGGGCCTTTACTAATCAGTGCCATAATTGACTTTTGGTGATGTAATTGAACAAAGCGCTGCATTGCATACATTGGTAAAACATATTCAGTTGCACCGTCTTCTAAACTCTTTTGATTTTCGATAATATTTTTACGAATAATTGTTCCAAACTGATCTTGACTACAATTTTCTTCTGATTGGTAAAGATCATCAAAAGTGACTCTAACAATATGATCACATGAATGATTTTCAATTGTTGTTGTAAAATCAATTGTCTGACTTCTTGCTTTTAATGAAACATCACTAATTATTTTTAATGCTTCTAATTCCTGAACTCGTTCATGATTAACGACTTTTGCTGGAACCTTGGCATTGTATTCTATACGATACTTGACTTCAATATCAGAAGATTCAATACATGTTATTGTTGGTTGATTATGATAAATACTGATTTCTTTATCGTTTCCACATGGTGAATAGTTATACTCATCACCATCATCTCCCTTTTCTACGAAAGCATTTAAATGATGATAAACCTCTTTTGTTTTCTTATTTTCAACTGATATTGTTCCATCTTTTTGAATAAACATCTTTAAATATTGGTTTTCTGCTCCATTCTCTAAGATTTGAACATCGCCAATCATTTCTTGAGAATTTTGTTGATGAAAACAAACTTTTAAGATTTCATATCCCATTGCTGGAAGAATAGATGCATCTATTTTGATTTGTATTTTATATTTTGTACCTTCTAAAACCTCTCCAGAATCATGAAAGTTCTCCATACCATTGTAATACTCAATATCGTGACACGTTGCTATGACTTCATTCATCATCTGATACGGAACAATTGTCCCATCTTGACGCTTTAATACAAAATCTTTATGTTTAACAATCATGCTTACAAATGCATAATCCTGTCTTTGATATGGCAAAGTATTAAACAATACAAGTATATCTTCATCTTTTTGTACTGAACTTAGATTTGCTGATTCTGCCAAATATCTAAAATTCATCCAGATAAGTTCATTTAAACCATGTCTTAAATTTAATAAACGATTCTCAACAGTTTGATTAATACTCTCAGGTGATGAACTATATATAGAATCATGAAATTGATTTTTAAAGATAATTTTCCAAAAATAATTCACCAATTCCTGATGACAATGACCACCTTGAAAACGTGAAATAGCAATCATTGGTTCAACAACCTTAGCCATAAGGGTCTCATAATATCTCATGGCATTTTTAATATCAATACGAGTTGAGGTAATACCAGCATGAATTCTCCCTAACGTCGCACTTCTTGCTTCGCCTTGATATTCTTCAAGAACATGATGATTGTGTTTAGCAGCTGATAAGAGAGTCTCTAGGTAATCTTCAGGATTGTTCATTTGACAATCATAACCTTCTTGCTTTAATTTTTCAATCATTAAAGAAGAGTGCTTACGTGGAAAGGCATAATCACTTCCTAGCATAAACAAAACTTCCTGATCCTGAAAACGTGCTTCTAATTTTGGTATAAAGTCTTGCATATCTGCTTTGACATTTTCATATTCTTCTGGAAAACCACGATAATGACCATAACCTAAAGCAAAATGAACAGTAGGTAATTTAACATTCCCATTTCCTTTCCACATAAACAAGGAATCCTTTAAGACTTCATAATCAAATCCACGCCAAGCATAAATTCCTTTCATGCCCAATTCTTTAAATAAATATGGTGTAATTTTATTTTGCCCAAAGGCATCAGGAACCCACCCAACATTCATACAATGACCTAATGATGATGCATATTGAGACCCAATGAGTAAATTTCTAACCAATGCTTCACCTGAAGGAATAATCATATCAGGTTGAACATACCAAGGACCAATGAAGAGTCTTCGTTCTTTTACTAATTTTTTTATTGTCTCTTTTTGAAACGGTTGAATTGCAAGATAGTCTTCTAAAGCAGCAGTTTGACCATCAAAAGTAAAGTAATACATTTTGGGATCATTCTCTAACATATCAATTAAACGATCGAAGAAATAGACAAGCTTTATTCTTGATGAATCTGTTGAACGTAGCCATTCTCGATCCCAGTGAACATGTGGAATAAAATGTATTCTACTCAACTGTCACACCCACATTCTCAGCAGTTTCACTATTTTGTTTGATTTGTAATTTCACAAATGGATAATAAAGAACTAAATCTAATGCAAACAAAGCAACCATTAAGATAACTGGACTGATTGTAAATGCACCTAATACCCAAGCATTTGCAAAAACTGGTTCTACACCTGAATTTAATACAACCAAATGATTAACCCATCCAGCAGCGGTTGCAACATAACCAACAATTGCATTAATAACTGGTACAAATACAAATGGTAAGAACATAATTGGATTGAAAACAATTGGTAATCCAAATGTTACTGGCTCATTAATTCCAAATAATCCAGGAATAATAGCAACCTTTCCAATTGATCTTTCAGCTGAACCTTTCTTACCTAAAACAAGTAATAAGACAACTAATGCTAATGTTGAACCAGAACCACCAATCATTGCATAAACATTACATAATGTATTAGGTGCAATTTCTTTAATTGCAGCAAACGATCCAGTCTCAACATATAATTGAATATGTTCGTAGAAGATTGGCATCCATAATACAGAGATTAATCCCCACATAATTGAGAATCCATGAACTCCAAAGAACCATAATAACTGCATAATAATAATGACAATAATAACTGCTGGTAAACCAGTACCAATACCATTAAGTGGCGAAATAATAAATTGTGTAATTAATTGTTGCAAAGATTCAAATCCTGCTAATAAGACAACTTCTTTCACAACTGAAAACACTGTAATAATAACTAAGAATGGAATGATAGACATAAATGAATTCAACACCATTGGTGGAACTTGTCCAGGCAATTTAATTGTAAAGTTAGAATTAATTAAACGGTAGTACATATAAGATGATAGTAGTCCGATAATCATTCCAGCAAACATTCCTTCATAATTAAAGAAATTAATTTGGAATGCTGTAATTGTATTATCACCTACTTGAAGTGCATTTGGAATTGTTGCAATATAAGCAATTAAAGAAACAATACTTGCAACCAAAGGAACACATTTATCTCCTTCTTTACCCATTCTTAATTGTGTTGCATAATTATATGAAGATGCAAGCACAACAACAATACCAATCAACCCCATAGCAACTGTATTGATGTTAGAAAAAGCATGAACAACACTACCTAAAATTCCTTCTAATGGGATTCCCCATTGTCCAAACCAATAAGTCGCTTGTTGGCTGACAAGCCCTGCCAAAGAACCAACAACAGTAAATGGTGTTGTTAAGATACATGCGTCTTTGATCGCATTTAATAATTTATTTGATGTAATTTTATCTGAAAATGGCATCAAATATTTTTCTAAAAAAGTCATAATATATTTCATTTGAAACTTCCTCCCTTGCATATTCAAGTATATAATAAGCGGTTACATAAAAAAATTACAGAAACTGTAATTTTTTTACATCTTAAAATATGCTTTCAATACAAGTTCAGCAAATAAAGAATTTGCCCAGCAAAACCAAGGCCTTGTATATTTTGAGTCATCGTTGACATCAAAACTTTCATGACAGACTCCAGTCCCACCAGTATTATTCATAATCATATCAATTAATTCTTTCATTTCATTTTCATTTTGTGAAGTTAAACCCTGCATTGATAATGCAATTGGCCAGATATATTGTGGCCATGTATGTGGCGAACCAATTCCCTTTGCACGTGTTCCTTCATAATAATAAGGATTTTCATGACTCAAAACAAATTGTCTCGTATTTTGATAAACTTCATCTTGATAATCAGTAAACCCTAAATAAGGAACTGATAATAAACTTGGTACATTGGCATCGTCCATTAAAACATGATTTCCATATCCATCTGTTTCATATGCATACATCTTACCATATTGAGGATGATGAACAAT harbors:
- a CDS encoding MurR/RpiR family transcriptional regulator, with translation MSLIKNFQKHGNHLTELEIECFNKLLAFHDLEPSLTISSLADTLNVSTTTIFRMVKKLNYKTFMDFRYDLLYHRRDEYEYQAPTESTCDSLEKEIKDTMEMLRNVDINDAVKDIVQAKSVLICSSGMNKYVAKILAVKLSLYGIRTIYPDDHWFLYLEANNLTAEDFVIVLSRGGTTEPILDVMKNAKLSGCKILLVTETRNSPMTQLSDYVMNVSVSKDEGYDIDSRLHIHLAIEYLLRELMNQYLYNKKYL
- a CDS encoding glycoside hydrolase family 38 C-terminal domain-containing protein, yielding MSRIHFIPHVHWDREWLRSTDSSRIKLVYFFDRLIDMLENDPKMYYFTFDGQTAALEDYLAIQPFQKETIKKLVKERRLFIGPWYVQPDMIIPSGEALVRNLLIGSQYASSLGHCMNVGWVPDAFGQNKITPYLFKELGMKGIYAWRGFDYEVLKDSLFMWKGNGNVKLPTVHFALGYGHYRGFPEEYENVKADMQDFIPKLEARFQDQEVLFMLGSDYAFPRKHSSLMIEKLKQEGYDCQMNNPEDYLETLLSAAKHNHHVLEEYQGEARSATLGRIHAGITSTRIDIKNAMRYYETLMAKVVEPMIAISRFQGGHCHQELVNYFWKIIFKNQFHDSIYSSSPESINQTVENRLLNLRHGLNELIWMNFRYLAESANLSSVQKDEDILVLFNTLPYQRQDYAFVSMIVKHKDFVLKRQDGTIVPYQMMNEVIATCHDIEYYNGMENFHDSGEVLEGTKYKIQIKIDASILPAMGYEILKVCFHQQNSQEMIGDVQILENGAENQYLKMFIQKDGTISVENKKTKEVYHHLNAFVEKGDDGDEYNYSPCGNDKEISIYHNQPTITCIESSDIEVKYRIEYNAKVPAKVVNHERVQELEALKIISDVSLKARSQTIDFTTTIENHSCDHIVRVTFDDLYQSEENCSQDQFGTIIRKNIIENQKSLEDGATEYVLPMYAMQRFVQLHHQKSIMALISKGPLEYEIENNQKICLTLLRSVGKFGKADLLIRPGRASGYRMDAPSSQLLNKNITSEYSLFFGIQADMSKMIQDAEMLNTPVQTRYLNDISRQKNQGLDWQYSAISLDTRVELMALKKAEHGQYSVIRIVNNRDNDVENVRFHVPLTKKCYLSDVQEKKKIELENKNGEIIIKNIMSNTFVTVIIE
- a CDS encoding PTS sugar transporter subunit IIC; the encoded protein is MKYIMTFLEKYLMPFSDKITSNKLLNAIKDACILTTPFTVVGSLAGLVSQQATYWFGQWGIPLEGILGSVVHAFSNINTVAMGLIGIVVVLASSYNYATQLRMGKEGDKCVPLVASIVSLIAYIATIPNALQVGDNTITAFQINFFNYEGMFAGMIIGLLSSYMYYRLINSNFTIKLPGQVPPMVLNSFMSIIPFLVIITVFSVVKEVVLLAGFESLQQLITQFIISPLNGIGTGLPAVIIVIIIMQLLWFFGVHGFSIMWGLISVLWMPIFYEHIQLYVETGSFAAIKEIAPNTLCNVYAMIGGSGSTLALVVLLLVLGKKGSAERSIGKVAIIPGLFGINEPVTFGLPIVFNPIMFLPFVFVPVINAIVGYVATAAGWVNHLVVLNSGVEPVFANAWVLGAFTISPVILMVALFALDLVLYYPFVKLQIKQNSETAENVGVTVE